One window of the Dermacentor andersoni chromosome 10, qqDerAnde1_hic_scaffold, whole genome shotgun sequence genome contains the following:
- the LOC129380275 gene encoding uncharacterized protein — protein sequence MLTIVVNSTTQKEDWLAMYPNGSINGDATLQNMTDYAKSINASNNSIFYLASGHLIYSEHDGQNFHPYGLSDVSTNGTFCKRPSGVIFMEFPGSLNERSMVSGTAGTFGVKHKIHFDSEDLRTMNTTFSKCKRQKKRRKNGKGNKRNGNKGKGKKEKRTKKDQTQ from the exons ATGTTAACAATCGTGGTAAACAGTACAACGCAG AAGGAGGATTGGCTGGCAATGTACCCTAATGGCTCCATCAATGGTGACGCAACTTTGCAGAATATGACAGACTATGCAAAATCTATAAACGCTTCCAATAACTCTATTTTTTATCTAGCTTCAGG ACACCTTATATATTCAGAGCATGATGGGCAGAACTTCCATCCCTATGGTTTGTCAG ACGTCTCCACAAACGGGACATTTTGCAAACGGCCAAGCGGGGTGATATTTATGGAGTTTCCAGGATCGTTAAATGAACGCAGCATGGTGAGCGGAACGGCGGGCAC ATTTGGTGTGAAACACAAAATCCACTTTGATAGTGAAGACTTAAGAACTATGAACACTACATTTTC GAAATGCAAACGACAAAAGAAGCGAAGAAAAAAtggaaaaggaaacaaaagaaatggaaacaaaggaaaaggaaaaaaagagaaacggaCAAAAAAAGACCAGACACAATAG